A DNA window from Kitasatospora atroaurantiaca contains the following coding sequences:
- a CDS encoding WXG100 family type VII secretion target, whose protein sequence is MAIELPGEVVSFLQFIGINWPSVNEDKVREFASHVREFAQNVESAHQDSTNTIQRLGQAYEGASYEALLAKWASVSDQHFNELVQACHVVADALDIAADVIVGMKVETIGELIALAAAFVADQAAAVATFGAAEAAVILIEEAAKRLINYLEQQLEQYIIGQVIEAAIGPLIDTVANAVSGMVFQAAESALGVSGGGGGGSGFRIEPDALDEHARMMHDHAETVAGHAQLFQSKIAGVSFE, encoded by the coding sequence GTGGCGATCGAGCTGCCTGGCGAGGTGGTGTCGTTCCTACAGTTCATCGGCATCAACTGGCCGAGTGTGAACGAGGACAAGGTTCGTGAGTTCGCATCGCACGTGCGGGAGTTCGCGCAGAACGTGGAGTCCGCTCACCAGGACTCCACCAACACGATCCAGCGCCTCGGCCAGGCCTATGAGGGCGCGTCGTACGAGGCGTTGCTCGCCAAGTGGGCGTCGGTGTCCGACCAGCACTTCAACGAGCTGGTCCAGGCCTGCCATGTCGTGGCGGACGCCCTGGACATCGCAGCGGATGTGATCGTCGGCATGAAGGTCGAGACCATCGGCGAACTGATCGCGCTGGCGGCCGCGTTCGTCGCCGACCAGGCCGCCGCCGTCGCCACCTTCGGCGCGGCCGAGGCCGCGGTCATCCTTATCGAGGAGGCCGCCAAGCGCCTGATCAACTACCTCGAGCAGCAGCTGGAGCAGTACATCATCGGCCAGGTGATCGAGGCGGCGATCGGCCCGCTGATCGATACCGTCGCCAACGCCGTCTCCGGGATGGTGTTCCAGGCCGCCGAGTCCGCCCTCGGCGTCTCCGGCGGCGGCGGAGGTGGCTCCGGCTTCCGCATCGAGCCCGACGCACTCGATGAGCACGCACGGATGATGCACGACCACGCCGAGACTGTCGCGGGTCACGCGCAGCTGTTCCAGTCCAAGATCGCGGGGGTGAGCTTCGAATGA
- a CDS encoding tyrosine-type recombinase/integrase yields the protein MKEQARRRRGIARLLPVHDDWAVPARTSAPHPVMMLSSAPVWSTTSLSASGSATVAPERYKPSTMSRYEPITRVYITPALGKKPLNRLTPADIRRFLADFRAGCLCCLRRVDHNRLQEKRECCAVGKCCARRPSARTVQYAHAVLRSSLQNAVREELLARNVARLVERPTVPHKQVQPMTARRGPYAAARRAGTPPLPPVAAALSTALRRGEVLGLTWADIDLAARQLRVRRNLQRVKGHLVFGTPKTARSLRTIALPASCVARLRERQEQQVQERAEAGMDWQPLDIQPDGLVFTTLTGTALDPRNLNRSLAALRAKAKLRPVRVHDLRHTCASLMLAEGVAVRTIMETLGHSTISMTLDTYAHVMQTTLREAADRMDDALGMAENETKDGGDDDGPAAAGVLAKR from the coding sequence GTGAAGGAGCAGGCCCGCCGTCGTCGCGGAATCGCCCGGCTGCTGCCCGTGCATGACGACTGGGCCGTTCCCGCCCGCACTTCTGCTCCGCATCCGGTCATGATGCTCAGCAGTGCGCCGGTGTGGTCCACAACCTCGCTGTCGGCATCAGGCTCGGCGACGGTCGCCCCGGAGCGCTACAAGCCCTCGACCATGTCCCGCTACGAGCCCATCACCCGGGTTTACATCACTCCGGCGCTTGGCAAGAAGCCGCTCAACCGGCTGACGCCGGCCGACATCCGGCGCTTCCTCGCAGACTTCCGAGCGGGCTGCCTGTGCTGCCTGCGCCGTGTCGACCACAACCGGCTGCAGGAGAAGCGCGAGTGCTGCGCAGTCGGGAAGTGCTGCGCGCGTCGGCCGTCCGCCCGGACCGTCCAGTACGCGCATGCCGTGCTCCGGTCCTCGTTGCAGAACGCGGTGCGCGAGGAGCTGTTGGCCCGCAACGTGGCACGCCTGGTCGAGCGCCCGACTGTGCCCCACAAGCAGGTTCAGCCCATGACCGCCAGACGAGGTCCGTACGCTGCTGCGCGCCGCGCAGGGACACCGCCTCTACCCCCTGTGGCTGCTGCTCTCTCAACCGCCCTCCGCAGGGGCGAGGTGCTCGGGTTGACGTGGGCCGACATCGACCTGGCCGCCAGGCAGCTCCGTGTGCGCCGGAACCTCCAACGCGTGAAGGGCCACCTCGTCTTCGGTACGCCGAAGACCGCCCGCTCGCTGCGGACGATCGCCCTGCCCGCTTCCTGTGTCGCCCGGCTGCGAGAGCGCCAGGAACAGCAGGTGCAGGAGCGGGCGGAAGCGGGCATGGACTGGCAGCCGCTCGACATCCAGCCTGACGGCCTCGTCTTCACCACGCTGACCGGGACTGCGCTCGACCCCCGCAACCTGAACCGCAGCCTCGCGGCGCTGCGCGCGAAGGCAAAGCTCCGCCCGGTGCGGGTGCACGACCTGCGACACACCTGCGCGTCGCTGATGCTCGCCGAGGGTGTGGCTGTCCGAACCATCATGGAGACGCTCGGGCACAGCACGATCAGCATGACCCTGGACACCTACGCGCACGTCATGCAGACGACGCTACGGGAGGCCGCAGACCGGATGGACGACGCGTTGGGCATGGCCGAGAACGAGACAAAGGACGGCGGGGACGACGACGGTCCGGCCGCTGCGGGGGTTCTCGCCAAGCGCTGA
- a CDS encoding HEAT repeat domain-containing protein: MKHNYGSAADVPALLRTIAGPNAGEALEACDDLGNLLHHQGGWVCSAATAALPFLLALAADPTVSQRVGLVELATWLAETATTAQPRFVDDGWPAAWEQRRPVVLSLLADSDPAMRRAAIDLLARGGGPIRANLSCLLERWQHEEDRPTRLELLLALGAVAGQSKPDAQDVQTLLDDLLTDAQPSFRPAAVHAWGSLDPTAPARNLDLMLDVLTSPSAPAELESAWAGHNVGQVIARTYKLLAHDPASATEFVSRLAAPPADADVRRAALAQAGSLLSQWRSPTPSLLPLLAQSLEDPHPEVRLEAAHLLAALGRDAAPNADELAARLNDTGTGTRRSGTTVGDNALWGLTRLHDPRCLPGLVERLYATQKVFATHGSGYPRDSFYYPTLPGIHEVLIPLREYADVLLPSIRELMKHAVAVDDWEANRAFAQVLEAWGEAALPALPDLIPLLADQRIWQAAATALAAIGPGAADATSALQRCTEHATPNEQQTVAWAAWRIGGDPQPALELLGGAMTDDTVFHDTIRRLGELGPLAAPYADRLRHLVANSSSWTQAEAAIALWSVTGDTETTVPALEGILRPLADGRYLTVMLRAVRHLTRIGKLTTTAEAALRQALVFDGRLASSGSWRTFAEDKDIREAIRELLATARTNTARP; encoded by the coding sequence TTGAAGCACAACTACGGCTCGGCAGCAGACGTTCCCGCCCTGCTCAGGACGATCGCCGGCCCCAACGCCGGGGAGGCGCTGGAGGCATGCGACGACCTGGGCAACCTGCTCCACCACCAGGGTGGTTGGGTCTGCTCGGCGGCGACCGCCGCGCTGCCGTTCCTCCTCGCCCTAGCCGCAGACCCCACCGTGTCCCAGCGCGTAGGCCTCGTGGAACTGGCGACCTGGCTGGCTGAGACAGCGACGACCGCTCAACCGCGCTTCGTGGACGACGGCTGGCCCGCAGCGTGGGAGCAGCGCCGTCCCGTCGTGCTGTCACTGCTCGCGGACAGCGACCCGGCGATGCGCCGGGCGGCGATCGATCTCCTCGCGCGCGGCGGTGGCCCCATCCGCGCGAACCTGTCCTGCCTGCTGGAGCGCTGGCAACACGAAGAGGACCGCCCCACGCGCCTGGAACTGCTTCTCGCCCTAGGCGCCGTGGCCGGACAATCCAAGCCCGACGCCCAGGACGTGCAGACTCTCCTGGACGACCTGCTCACCGACGCGCAGCCATCATTTCGGCCGGCAGCGGTCCACGCCTGGGGCAGCCTCGATCCGACGGCGCCCGCTCGGAATCTCGACCTGATGCTGGACGTCCTCACCAGCCCCAGCGCCCCGGCCGAGCTGGAGTCGGCCTGGGCCGGCCACAACGTCGGGCAGGTCATCGCCCGCACGTACAAGCTGCTCGCGCACGATCCGGCGTCGGCAACCGAGTTCGTGTCCCGGCTGGCAGCTCCCCCAGCCGATGCGGACGTGCGTCGCGCTGCCCTGGCGCAGGCCGGATCGCTGCTGTCGCAGTGGCGTTCACCGACACCCTCGCTGCTGCCCCTGCTCGCCCAGAGCTTGGAGGACCCGCATCCGGAGGTCCGCCTGGAAGCCGCGCATCTTCTCGCGGCCCTCGGCCGTGACGCCGCGCCGAATGCCGACGAGCTCGCCGCGCGCCTCAACGACACCGGCACGGGCACCCGGCGCAGCGGGACCACGGTCGGCGACAACGCCCTGTGGGGGCTCACCCGACTCCACGACCCCCGCTGCCTTCCGGGACTGGTCGAGCGCCTGTACGCGACCCAGAAGGTCTTCGCCACCCATGGCTCCGGCTATCCGCGTGACTCGTTCTACTACCCGACCCTGCCCGGCATCCACGAGGTGCTGATCCCGCTGCGCGAATACGCCGACGTCCTGCTCCCGAGCATCCGTGAGCTGATGAAGCACGCCGTCGCGGTGGACGACTGGGAGGCGAACCGTGCGTTCGCCCAGGTTCTGGAGGCGTGGGGAGAGGCCGCGCTGCCGGCGCTGCCCGACCTCATCCCCTTGCTCGCTGACCAACGGATCTGGCAGGCGGCAGCGACCGCCCTCGCGGCCATCGGCCCCGGCGCCGCTGATGCGACCTCAGCCCTCCAACGCTGCACCGAACATGCGACGCCCAATGAGCAGCAGACCGTAGCCTGGGCCGCCTGGCGCATCGGCGGAGACCCCCAGCCCGCACTGGAACTACTCGGCGGCGCCATGACCGACGATACGGTCTTCCACGACACGATCCGCCGCCTCGGCGAGCTCGGTCCGCTCGCCGCCCCCTACGCCGACCGCCTCCGCCACCTGGTAGCGAACTCCTCGTCCTGGACACAGGCCGAGGCAGCTATCGCACTGTGGTCCGTCACCGGCGACACGGAGACGACCGTGCCCGCGCTCGAGGGGATCCTTCGACCGCTGGCTGACGGCCGCTACCTCACGGTCATGCTCCGCGCGGTTCGCCACCTGACCCGCATCGGCAAGCTCACCACGACAGCTGAGGCTGCTCTTCGCCAAGCACTCGTATTCGACGGTCGGTTGGCTTCCTCAGGAAGCTGGCGCACCTTCGCCGAGGACAAGGACATCCGCGAAGCCATCCGCGAGCTGCTGGCTACCGCGCGGACGAATACAGCTCGCCCGTGA
- a CDS encoding PQQ-binding-like beta-propeller repeat protein, with protein MPEEIMWERTLHQRISPRTLAVADDCIVTHARRSRLVCLGRWDGAVRWDVPFGLWPRSVVVAGDRCLGIAQNIDMLICWDLRTGAVLWNADLPRFTGHIVATGDTVLAGGWRGYTALMAFDLATGQPRWNTDGAQNTVLPQPGGDTVLIGENQGRDVSLASLHDGKELACWKLPEPLTTTDCGAIFAQADADRLFVRCGRRTVAEIRLDTGNIRVLRHHDTDLAPTAAQYSGGLLWLREARGYAAVDPTDGSLRWRVDIRQRLAENVVSTRSGFLIGGDQGTLLAMRIQAGRTSEGYAA; from the coding sequence ATGCCCGAGGAAATCATGTGGGAGCGGACGCTGCACCAGCGGATCTCCCCTCGCACGTTGGCCGTGGCCGACGATTGCATCGTCACCCATGCGCGCCGGAGCCGCCTCGTCTGCCTCGGCCGGTGGGACGGCGCGGTCCGCTGGGATGTCCCGTTCGGCCTCTGGCCCCGATCGGTCGTCGTAGCAGGTGACCGCTGCCTCGGCATCGCGCAGAACATCGACATGCTCATCTGCTGGGACCTTCGCACGGGAGCCGTGCTCTGGAACGCCGACCTCCCTCGCTTCACCGGGCACATCGTGGCCACCGGTGACACGGTGCTCGCCGGCGGCTGGCGCGGCTACACGGCACTGATGGCCTTCGACCTTGCCACAGGACAGCCTCGCTGGAACACCGACGGAGCCCAGAACACCGTCCTCCCCCAGCCTGGCGGCGACACCGTACTGATCGGCGAGAATCAGGGCAGGGACGTCAGCCTGGCCAGCCTGCACGACGGGAAGGAACTGGCCTGCTGGAAGCTCCCGGAGCCGCTGACCACGACCGACTGCGGAGCGATCTTCGCCCAGGCGGACGCCGACCGCCTCTTCGTACGCTGCGGCCGGCGCACCGTTGCCGAGATCCGTCTCGACACCGGGAACATCCGCGTCCTCCGGCACCATGACACCGACCTGGCGCCCACCGCAGCCCAGTACAGCGGCGGACTGCTGTGGCTACGGGAAGCAAGGGGATACGCTGCAGTCGACCCCACCGACGGGTCGCTGCGGTGGCGAGTCGACATCCGACAGCGACTGGCCGAAAACGTCGTCTCGACGAGATCGGGATTCCTGATCGGCGGTGACCAGGGCACACTGCTCGCAATGAGGATCCAAGCCGGTAGGACCAGCGAGGGGTATGCCGCATGA